In Erigeron canadensis isolate Cc75 chromosome 1, C_canadensis_v1, whole genome shotgun sequence, a single window of DNA contains:
- the LOC122591140 gene encoding uncharacterized protein LOC122591140: protein MIEFGQKYGTNTVSSLDSLSQSKLRCNSVTEFTFCNVSITNDDELSNKDENPFVFSPSFKPKNGYSGYNCSSPATKAQNKILEMMKNLPESCHELSLNDIIVDDLQDARGKVEQKSDSKMGFKSKKTPKRKLPISRSVSLDTGVFMLKMFIPSSLSTRKSKSSSKMCSNKNSFSNNNNSIESSIKIKNTCTQTNTKSSCWMINKPWKLTSKRGCVF from the coding sequence ATGATTGAGTTCGGACAAAAATATGGCACCAATACTGTGTCTTCCCTTGATTCTTTATCTCAATCAAAACTTCGTTGCAATTCAGTAACGGAGTTTACATTTTGTAACGTCTCAATTACAAATGATGACGAACTATCCAATAAAGATGAAAACCCTTTCGTCTTCTCACCATCCTTTAAGCCAAAAAACGGCTATTCTGGATATAATTGTTCATCACCCGCAACAAAGGCACAAAACAAGATATTAGAAATGATGAAAAATCTACCCGAGTCTTGTCATGAGTTATCACTTAATGATATCATTGTGGATGATCTACAAGATGCACGAGGCAAAGTTGAGCAAAAAAGTGATTCGAAGATGGGTTTCAAGAGCAAGAAGACGCCTAAGAGAAAACTTCCGATATCTAGAAGTGTTAGCTTAGATACCGGAGTATTTATGCTCAAGATGTTCATTCCAAGCTCTTTGAGTACTAGGAAATCTAAGAGCTCTTCTAAAATGTGTTCAAATAAGAATAGTTTTAGCAATAACAATAATAGCATCGAATCAAGCATCAAGATCAAGAATACATGTACCCAAACAAATACCAAATCTAGTTGTTGGATGATCAATAAACCGTGGAAGCTAACGAGCAAAAGGGGATGCGTCTTCTGA
- the LOC122585382 gene encoding uncharacterized protein LOC122585382, with the protein MAVSDIVVGNLMMLYIAVIACIKVYGQVVGKTYGGACVLILSTTAVGVLLLGALTWDVSRKAATYAVVTRVGGGEVEHHEMCRGGICWHGVAVKSPASELRFRLPQRAQHLNGR; encoded by the coding sequence ATGGCTGTTTCAGATATTGTGGTTGGCAAtttaatgatgttatatatagCGGTGATAGCATGTATAAAAGTATACGGTCAGGTTGTTGGCAAAACCTACGGCGGCGCGTGTGTTTTGATTCTATCGACAACGGCTGTCGGTGTTTTATTGTTGGGTGCGTTGACTTGGGATGTTTCTCGTAAAGCAGCAACGTATGCGGTCGTGACACGTGTCGGCGGTGGTGAGGTGGAACATCATGAGATGTGCCGTGGTGGGATTTGTTGGCATGGTGTCGCCGTCAAGTCGCCGGCGTCGGAGCTCCGGTTTAGGCTTCCACAACGTGCTCAACATCTCAATGGCCGATga